The following coding sequences lie in one Mycobacterium sp. DL440 genomic window:
- a CDS encoding oxidoreductase, which produces MSGWTSADLPSFSGRRVIVTGANSGLGLVTARELARVGAKVTVAVRNLEKGTAAAETMTGGQVEVRKLDLQNLASVHEFADTVESVDVLVNNAGIMAVPLSRTVDGFESQIGTNHLGHFALTNLLLPKITDRVVTVSSLMHLIGKISLQDLNWKSRPYSAWLAYGQSKLANLMFTSELQRRLTASGSQVRALAAHPGYSATNLQGQTGNKFGERMMATANRVFASEPSFGARQTLFAVSQDLPGDSFIGPRFGQFGPSQPVGRSPLARRVDTQKALWELSEELTKTTYPL; this is translated from the coding sequence ATGAGTGGATGGACCAGCGCCGACCTGCCCTCGTTTTCCGGCCGCAGGGTGATCGTCACCGGCGCCAACAGCGGGCTGGGGCTCGTCACCGCGCGTGAGCTCGCCCGCGTCGGCGCCAAGGTCACCGTCGCGGTGCGCAACCTGGAGAAGGGAACCGCAGCCGCCGAGACGATGACCGGCGGGCAGGTGGAGGTACGCAAACTCGACCTGCAGAACCTGGCCTCGGTGCACGAGTTCGCCGACACCGTCGAGAGCGTCGACGTGCTGGTCAACAACGCCGGCATCATGGCGGTCCCGCTGAGCCGGACGGTCGACGGCTTCGAGAGTCAGATCGGTACCAATCACCTGGGCCATTTCGCCCTGACCAACCTGTTGCTGCCCAAGATCACGGACCGGGTGGTGACGGTGTCCTCGCTGATGCACTTGATCGGGAAGATCAGCCTCCAGGACCTGAACTGGAAATCGCGGCCATATTCGGCGTGGCTGGCGTACGGGCAGTCCAAGCTGGCCAACCTGATGTTCACCTCCGAGTTGCAGCGCCGGCTGACGGCCTCGGGCTCGCAAGTGCGCGCCCTGGCCGCCCACCCCGGCTATTCGGCCACCAACCTGCAGGGCCAGACAGGCAACAAGTTCGGCGAGCGGATGATGGCGACCGCCAACCGGGTCTTCGCCAGCGAGCCGTCGTTCGGCGCACGTCAGACGCTGTTCGCGGTGTCCCAGGATCTTCCCGGAGACAGCTTCATCGGGCCGCGGTTCGGCCAGTTCGGCCCCAGTCAGCCGGTCGGACGCAGCCCGCTGGCCCGGCGGGTGGACACTCAGAAGGCCCTGTGGGAGCTGTCCGAAGAGCTCACCAAGACCACGTATCCGCTGTAG
- a CDS encoding 50S ribosomal protein L25/general stress protein Ctc — MPKNAPNKLTATVRSRTGKGASRQARRDGNVPTVLYGHGTEPQHLEINAREFSAVLRHAGTNAVLTLDIEGKEQLALTKALDIHPIRRNIQHADLLVVRRGEKVTVEVTVVLEGDAVPGTLVTQETNTIEIEVDAMSIPEHLTVSIEGIEAGTQILAGQVGLDAGVSLVSDPELLVANIVEAPSAEDLESEGGGEAAEAPAEEPAAEAAEASE; from the coding sequence ATGCCTAAGAACGCCCCCAACAAGCTGACCGCGACCGTGCGTAGCCGCACCGGCAAGGGTGCCTCGCGCCAGGCCCGCCGCGACGGCAACGTACCCACCGTGCTCTACGGCCACGGCACCGAGCCCCAGCACCTGGAGATCAACGCCCGCGAGTTCTCCGCCGTGCTGCGCCACGCGGGCACCAACGCCGTGCTGACCCTCGACATCGAGGGCAAGGAGCAACTGGCCCTGACCAAGGCGCTGGACATCCACCCGATCCGCCGCAACATCCAGCACGCCGACCTGCTGGTCGTGCGCCGTGGCGAGAAGGTCACCGTCGAGGTCACCGTGGTCCTCGAGGGCGATGCCGTCCCGGGCACCCTGGTCACCCAGGAGACCAACACCATCGAGATCGAGGTCGACGCAATGTCGATCCCCGAGCACCTGACCGTGTCGATCGAGGGCATCGAGGCCGGCACCCAGATCCTGGCCGGCCAGGTCGGGCTGGACGCCGGTGTTTCGCTGGTGTCGGATCCCGAACTGCTGGTGGCCAACATCGTCGAAGCCCCGAGCGCCGAGGACCTCGAGTCCGAGGGCGGCGGCGAGGCTGCCGAGGCCCCCGCCGAGGAGCCGGCGGCCGAGGCTGCCGAAGCCTCCGAGTAA
- the pth gene encoding aminoacyl-tRNA hydrolase, which yields MAEPLLVVGLGNPGPAYAKTRHNVGFMVADVLAARIGSAFKAHKKSGAEVITGRLAGAPVILAKPRCYMNESGRQVGPLAKFYSVPPGRLVVIHDELDIDFGRIRLKIGGGEGGHNGLRSLASALGSKDFQRVRIGVGRPPGRKDPAAFVLEAFTAAERTELPTICEQAADATELLIAQGLEPAQNTVHAW from the coding sequence ATGGCCGAGCCGCTGCTGGTGGTGGGCCTGGGAAATCCCGGGCCCGCCTACGCCAAGACCCGGCACAATGTCGGGTTCATGGTGGCCGATGTACTGGCCGCCCGCATCGGCTCGGCCTTCAAGGCGCACAAGAAGTCCGGCGCCGAGGTGATCACCGGCCGGCTCGCAGGAGCCCCGGTGATACTGGCCAAACCTCGGTGCTACATGAACGAGTCCGGCCGCCAGGTCGGACCGTTGGCCAAGTTCTACTCGGTCCCGCCGGGCCGGCTCGTGGTCATCCACGACGAGCTCGACATCGACTTCGGCCGGATCCGGCTCAAGATCGGCGGCGGCGAGGGCGGCCACAACGGGCTGCGTTCGCTCGCGTCAGCACTGGGCAGCAAAGACTTTCAGCGGGTCCGGATCGGGGTGGGACGCCCTCCGGGTCGTAAGGATCCGGCGGCGTTCGTGCTGGAGGCGTTCACCGCCGCCGAACGCACCGAGTTGCCGACGATCTGCGAGCAGGCCGCCGACGCCACCGAGCTGTTGATCGCTCAGGGCCTGGAACCGGCCCAGAACACCGTGCACGCCTGGTAA
- a CDS encoding 4Fe-4S binding protein — protein MEPKLPPRLADHPTVRAVHARPEPAVPESIDADWLRQLCLDAGADDVAFAGVDDPALASERDHVEAALPGTRSYISLVVKMNRDNVRSSTRSVANQEFHRSGEIINGAAHRITRALEDAGHRAVNPSATFPMEMDRFPGRIWVVAHKPVAVAAGLGVMGIHRNVIHPRFGNFILLATILVGAPVSDYGVPLDYSPCLECKLCVAACPVGAIGKGGEFDFLACSVHNYREFMGGFTDWAQTIADSVDADDFRSRVSDSENASMWQSLSFKANYKAAYCLAVCPAGEDVIQPYLDDRKEFMDRVLKPLQEKRETLYVLPNSVAKAHAEKRYPHKTVKVVDSGIRAVDRPLKSP, from the coding sequence ATGGAGCCGAAACTTCCACCTCGCCTGGCTGACCATCCGACTGTGCGCGCGGTGCACGCCCGGCCGGAACCGGCGGTTCCGGAGTCGATCGACGCGGACTGGCTGCGGCAGTTGTGCCTGGACGCCGGGGCCGACGACGTCGCCTTCGCCGGCGTGGACGACCCCGCCCTGGCGTCCGAGCGTGACCACGTCGAGGCCGCGCTGCCCGGGACCCGCAGCTACATCTCGCTGGTGGTGAAGATGAACCGCGACAACGTGCGCTCGTCCACCCGCAGTGTGGCCAACCAGGAGTTCCACCGCAGCGGCGAGATCATCAACGGGGCCGCCCACCGCATCACCCGCGCACTGGAGGATGCCGGCCATCGCGCGGTGAACCCGTCGGCCACCTTCCCGATGGAGATGGACCGATTCCCGGGGCGCATCTGGGTGGTGGCGCACAAGCCGGTCGCCGTGGCGGCGGGCCTGGGGGTGATGGGAATCCATCGCAACGTGATCCACCCGCGATTCGGCAACTTCATCCTGCTGGCCACCATTCTGGTAGGTGCACCGGTCAGTGATTATGGTGTGCCGCTGGACTATTCGCCATGCCTGGAATGCAAGCTGTGTGTGGCGGCCTGCCCGGTGGGGGCCATCGGCAAGGGCGGTGAGTTCGACTTTCTGGCCTGCTCGGTGCACAACTACCGCGAGTTCATGGGCGGGTTCACTGACTGGGCGCAGACCATCGCCGACAGTGTCGATGCCGATGACTTCCGTTCCCGGGTCAGCGATTCAGAAAATGCCTCGATGTGGCAGAGCCTGTCGTTCAAGGCCAACTACAAAGCCGCCTACTGCCTGGCGGTGTGCCCGGCGGGGGAGGACGTGATCCAGCCTTACCTCGACGACCGCAAGGAGTTCATGGACCGGGTGCTCAAACCCCTACAGGAGAAACGCGAAACGCTGTATGTGCTGCCGAACTCCGTGGCCAAGGCGCACGCCGAGAAGCGTTATCCGCACAAGACCGTGAAGGTGGTCGACAGCGGAATCCGGGCCGTTGACCGGCCATTGAAATCACCCTGA
- a CDS encoding DUF6611 family protein, with amino-acid sequence MDGIRLLTPLLDGPRRWGCVEVRPGRFGITYYRLVVYPPGLSTTERRLVRLARGWPLWGMLVWLLCQLWLGGQMSPWPAFGASTAVFLAAGAIALGLSGGAFHRVRTQCATTMAGCDDPGTQMARGRLVVLAATLLDADERRDRGELTAVDHELIWWQVYNRMGADHGASTKQAG; translated from the coding sequence ATGGACGGCATCCGGTTACTGACCCCACTGCTCGACGGCCCCCGGCGGTGGGGTTGCGTGGAGGTCCGGCCGGGCCGTTTCGGCATCACCTACTACCGGCTGGTGGTCTATCCGCCAGGTTTGAGCACCACCGAGCGTCGCCTGGTACGGCTGGCCCGAGGGTGGCCGCTGTGGGGGATGCTCGTGTGGCTGCTGTGCCAGCTCTGGCTGGGCGGGCAGATGTCACCCTGGCCGGCATTCGGCGCGTCCACCGCGGTGTTCCTGGCAGCCGGCGCCATCGCACTCGGCCTGTCCGGTGGCGCGTTCCACCGCGTACGGACACAGTGCGCGACGACGATGGCCGGCTGTGACGATCCGGGAACTCAGATGGCCCGCGGGCGCCTGGTTGTGCTCGCTGCGACGCTGTTGGACGCAGATGAACGCCGCGACCGCGGTGAGCTGACCGCCGTGGATCACGAGCTGATCTGGTGGCAGGTCTACAACCGGATGGGCGCCGACCACGGCGCAAGTACCAAGCAGGCCGGCTGA
- a CDS encoding DUF4189 domain-containing protein, giving the protein MVKSRWVSAILGAGVIAAGITAGTAWAGGPGGYVEDPEDIFAAVGTGEFVDTLGGFTATGDTSEEASAAVIAACESAGGVECTADEVTNDNLCIVSVASPSNHAVAGGAGATVEAAREDAFNRAAANNTPLDADSHVVVSACP; this is encoded by the coding sequence ATGGTCAAATCCCGATGGGTTTCGGCGATCCTCGGCGCGGGCGTTATCGCTGCCGGGATTACCGCTGGCACCGCGTGGGCGGGTGGTCCCGGCGGTTACGTCGAGGATCCCGAAGACATATTTGCGGCCGTGGGTACCGGCGAATTCGTCGACACCCTGGGTGGCTTCACTGCGACGGGTGACACCAGTGAAGAGGCGTCCGCGGCGGTGATCGCGGCCTGCGAGAGCGCCGGTGGCGTGGAATGTACCGCCGACGAGGTGACCAACGACAACCTGTGCATCGTGTCCGTCGCCAGCCCCAGTAACCACGCGGTGGCCGGCGGGGCCGGGGCGACGGTGGAGGCTGCCCGCGAGGACGCGTTCAACCGCGCGGCGGCAAACAACACCCCGCTCGATGCGGACTCCCACGTCGTTGTATCGGCCTGCCCCTGA
- a CDS encoding fatty acyl-AMP ligase — MSRFTEKMFRNARESKRGMVTGEPHEPVRHTWGEVHERARRIAGGLAAAGIGHGDAVGVLAGFPVEIAPTAQGVWMRGASLTMLHQPTPRTDLAVWAEDTMNVIGMIEADAVIVSEPFLVAIPVLEEKGIKVVKVADLLAADPIDPVETGEDDLALMQLTSGSTGSPKAVQITHRNIHSNAEAMFIGAQYDVDKDVMVSWLPCFHDMGMVGFLTIPMYFGAELVKVTPMDFLRDTLLWAKLIDKYKGTMTAAPNFAYALFAKRLRRQAKPGEFDLSTLRFALSGAEPVEPADVEDLLDAGKPFGLRSSAILPAYGMAETCLAVSFSPCDSGLVVDEVDADLLAALRQAVPATKGNTRRLASLGPLLKDLEARVVDEHGDVMLARGVGVIELRGESLTPGYLTMGGFLPAQDEHGWYDTGDLGYITEEGNIIVCGRVKDVIIMAGRNIYPTDIERAAGRVEGVRPGCAVAVRLDAGHSRETFAVAVESNAWQDPAEVRRIEHQVAHEVVSEVDMRPRNVVVLGPGSIPKTPSGKLRRANSVSLVT; from the coding sequence GTGAGCAGATTCACCGAGAAGATGTTCCGCAATGCTCGTGAGAGCAAGCGCGGCATGGTGACGGGTGAGCCGCATGAGCCGGTTCGCCACACCTGGGGTGAGGTTCACGAGCGGGCCCGCCGCATCGCAGGCGGTCTGGCCGCCGCGGGTATCGGTCACGGCGACGCCGTCGGTGTGCTGGCCGGCTTCCCCGTCGAGATCGCGCCAACCGCGCAGGGCGTGTGGATGCGCGGCGCGAGCCTGACGATGCTTCACCAGCCGACCCCGCGCACCGACCTCGCGGTGTGGGCCGAGGACACGATGAACGTGATCGGCATGATCGAGGCGGACGCCGTCATCGTCTCCGAGCCGTTCCTGGTCGCCATCCCGGTGCTGGAGGAAAAGGGCATCAAGGTGGTCAAGGTCGCCGACCTGCTGGCGGCCGACCCGATCGACCCGGTCGAGACGGGTGAGGACGATCTGGCGCTGATGCAGCTGACGTCGGGTTCGACCGGATCTCCCAAAGCCGTGCAGATCACGCACCGCAACATCCACTCCAACGCCGAGGCGATGTTCATCGGTGCGCAGTACGACGTCGACAAGGACGTCATGGTCAGCTGGTTGCCCTGCTTCCACGACATGGGCATGGTCGGCTTCCTGACGATCCCGATGTACTTCGGCGCCGAGCTGGTCAAGGTCACGCCGATGGACTTCCTGCGCGACACGCTGCTGTGGGCCAAGCTGATCGACAAGTACAAGGGCACCATGACCGCGGCGCCCAACTTCGCCTACGCGCTGTTCGCCAAGCGGTTGCGCCGCCAGGCCAAGCCCGGCGAATTCGATCTGTCCACTCTGCGGTTCGCCCTCTCGGGTGCCGAGCCGGTGGAGCCTGCAGACGTCGAGGACCTGCTCGACGCGGGCAAGCCGTTCGGATTGAGGTCATCGGCGATCCTTCCGGCCTACGGCATGGCCGAGACCTGCCTGGCGGTGTCGTTCTCGCCCTGCGACAGCGGCCTGGTGGTCGACGAGGTCGACGCCGACCTTTTGGCCGCGCTGCGCCAGGCCGTGCCCGCTACCAAGGGCAACACCCGGCGGCTGGCCTCACTGGGCCCGCTGCTGAAGGACCTGGAGGCCCGCGTCGTCGATGAGCACGGCGATGTCATGCTGGCCCGCGGCGTCGGCGTCATCGAGTTGCGCGGCGAGTCCCTGACCCCCGGCTACCTCACCATGGGCGGCTTCCTGCCGGCCCAGGATGAGCACGGCTGGTACGACACCGGCGATCTCGGTTACATCACCGAGGAGGGCAACATCATCGTGTGCGGCCGCGTCAAGGACGTGATCATCATGGCCGGGCGCAACATCTACCCGACGGACATCGAACGTGCGGCGGGCCGGGTGGAAGGCGTCCGCCCGGGCTGCGCCGTGGCGGTCCGCTTGGATGCGGGGCACTCGCGCGAGACCTTCGCCGTCGCCGTGGAATCCAACGCCTGGCAGGATCCGGCCGAAGTGCGCCGGATCGAGCATCAGGTGGCGCACGAGGTGGTATCCGAGGTCGACATGCGTCCGCGCAACGTGGTGGTGCTCGGGCCCGGCAGCATCCCGAAGACCCCGTCGGGCAAGCTGCGTCGCGCGAACTCGGTTTCCCTGGTCACTTAG
- a CDS encoding 4-(cytidine 5'-diphospho)-2-C-methyl-D-erythritol kinase, which yields MSASDGSTASEWVPTGSVTVRVPGKVNLYLAVGDVRDDGYHDLTTVFHAVSLLDEVTVRNADMLSLTVEGEGVESVPTDERNLAWRAAELLAEHVGRSPDVAISLDKSIPVAGGMAGGSADAAAVLVAMNTLWELGVPRRDLHALAARLGSDVPFALHGGTALGTGRGEELATVLARNTFHWVLAFAHKGLSTPKVFGELDRLRADTSTGGPPRAEEPEPVLAALASGDPAELAALLANDLQPAALSLYPDLRRTLRAGVEAGALAGIVSGSGPTCAFLCSSSTSAVDVGTELAGAGVCRTVRVASGPVSGARVVPEPSTSA from the coding sequence GTGTCGGCATCCGATGGCAGTACCGCGTCCGAGTGGGTCCCCACCGGTTCGGTGACGGTGCGCGTCCCCGGCAAGGTGAACCTGTACCTGGCCGTCGGTGATGTGCGGGACGACGGCTACCACGACCTCACCACGGTGTTCCATGCCGTGTCGTTGCTGGATGAGGTGACGGTGCGCAATGCCGACATGCTGTCGCTGACGGTCGAGGGTGAGGGTGTGGAGTCGGTGCCCACCGACGAACGCAATCTGGCCTGGCGCGCCGCCGAGCTGCTGGCCGAGCATGTCGGCCGGTCGCCGGACGTGGCGATCAGCCTCGACAAGTCGATCCCGGTGGCCGGCGGTATGGCCGGGGGTAGCGCCGACGCGGCCGCGGTGCTGGTGGCCATGAACACGCTGTGGGAGCTCGGGGTGCCCAGGCGCGATCTGCACGCGTTGGCGGCTCGGCTGGGCAGTGACGTCCCGTTCGCGCTGCACGGCGGTACTGCGCTGGGTACCGGCCGCGGTGAGGAGCTGGCCACGGTGCTGGCCCGCAACACCTTCCACTGGGTGCTGGCGTTCGCACACAAGGGCCTGTCCACCCCGAAGGTGTTCGGCGAGCTGGACCGGCTGCGCGCGGACACCTCGACAGGAGGCCCGCCGCGGGCCGAGGAGCCCGAGCCCGTGCTGGCCGCGCTGGCGTCCGGTGATCCGGCCGAACTGGCCGCGCTGCTCGCCAATGACCTGCAGCCGGCCGCGCTGAGCCTGTACCCGGATCTGCGCCGGACGTTGCGTGCCGGCGTGGAGGCCGGCGCCCTGGCCGGCATCGTGTCCGGCTCCGGCCCCACGTGTGCGTTCCTGTGCTCGTCGTCGACGTCTGCGGTGGACGTGGGTACCGAACTCGCCGGGGCCGGCGTGTGCCGGACGGTGCGGGTTGCCAGCGGTCCCGTGAGCGGTGCCCGCGTCGTTCCGGAGCCGTCGACGTCCGCCTGA
- a CDS encoding serine/threonine-protein kinase has translation MPSPEVEIAGYTATKVVGNGGSAVVYQARDPNGAMVALKILDDRHRLPAQLDRLQREFDFARQVTHPNIVTVYAAGPGWLAMEFLDGGTVNNLPGIAERLTALTQIAGALDHAHRLGIVHCDVKPANILVDQPFSRAVLIDFGVAHSMAADVAAKLAQDRHVRMSLDPARRITRQPSRPHPDIQASLPYSAPELLSGRTPLAATDQYALACTTVELLTGSPPFFADTATALIDHQLYSRPPRVSQRCNWIPPSVDSIIATAMAKDPDRRHDTCSEFVGLITEAFGFPT, from the coding sequence GTGCCCTCACCCGAGGTGGAAATAGCGGGATACACCGCGACGAAAGTCGTGGGGAACGGCGGCTCAGCCGTCGTATATCAGGCACGCGACCCCAACGGGGCCATGGTCGCACTCAAGATTCTCGATGATCGGCACCGCCTGCCCGCCCAGCTGGACCGGCTGCAACGCGAGTTCGACTTCGCCCGTCAGGTCACCCACCCGAACATCGTCACGGTGTACGCGGCGGGCCCGGGCTGGCTGGCGATGGAGTTCCTGGACGGCGGCACGGTGAACAACCTGCCCGGCATCGCCGAGCGGCTCACCGCACTGACCCAGATCGCCGGGGCACTCGATCACGCCCACCGTCTCGGCATCGTGCACTGCGACGTGAAACCCGCCAACATCCTTGTCGATCAACCATTTTCGAGAGCGGTACTGATCGACTTCGGGGTGGCCCACTCGATGGCCGCGGACGTGGCCGCCAAGCTAGCCCAGGACCGGCATGTCCGGATGAGCCTCGACCCGGCCCGGCGCATCACCCGCCAGCCGTCCCGGCCACACCCGGATATCCAAGCGTCACTGCCCTATTCGGCACCCGAGCTACTCAGTGGCCGGACGCCGCTGGCGGCGACGGACCAGTACGCGCTGGCCTGTACGACGGTTGAGCTGCTCACCGGATCGCCGCCGTTCTTCGCGGATACCGCGACAGCCCTGATCGATCACCAGCTGTACAGCCGGCCGCCACGAGTATCGCAGCGGTGCAACTGGATTCCACCTTCGGTGGACTCGATCATCGCCACGGCGATGGCGAAGGACCCGGACCGGCGACACGACACATGTTCGGAGTTCGTCGGCCTGATCACCGAGGCGTTCGGGTTCCCAACGTGA
- the rsmA gene encoding 16S rRNA (adenine(1518)-N(6)/adenine(1519)-N(6))-dimethyltransferase RsmA: MTIRLLGRTEIRRLAKEIDFRPRKAFGQNFVHDANTVRRIVSASGIHRNDHVLEVGPGLGSLTLPLLDRGARVTAVEIDPVLAKQLPATVADHSHSEINRLTVINQDILTLMPSDLTDQPTALVANLPYNVAVPALLHLLAEFPSIRTVMVMVQAEVAERLAADPGGKDYGVPSAKARFYGNVRRHGMVSPTVFWPIPRVYSGLVRIDRYETSPWPTDAEFRDEVFQLIDIGFAQRRKTSRNAFADWAGSGNESAERLLAASIDPSRRGETLGIADYVRLLQRAKEAEGEAAAEVAAEVEAQL, encoded by the coding sequence CTGACTATTCGACTGCTCGGGCGGACCGAGATACGACGCTTGGCGAAAGAGATCGACTTTCGACCACGCAAGGCCTTTGGCCAGAACTTCGTTCATGATGCCAACACCGTTCGGCGCATTGTGTCGGCCTCCGGGATTCACCGGAACGACCATGTGCTCGAAGTCGGACCCGGTCTCGGGTCGCTGACTCTGCCCCTGTTGGACCGCGGTGCCAGGGTGACCGCAGTGGAGATCGACCCGGTGCTGGCCAAGCAATTGCCGGCCACCGTCGCCGATCATTCCCACAGCGAGATCAATCGGCTCACGGTGATCAATCAGGACATCCTGACGCTGATGCCGTCTGATCTCACCGATCAGCCGACCGCGCTCGTGGCGAACCTGCCGTACAACGTGGCGGTGCCCGCACTGCTGCACCTGTTGGCCGAGTTCCCGTCGATCCGGACGGTGATGGTCATGGTGCAGGCCGAAGTGGCCGAGCGCCTGGCGGCCGATCCCGGTGGCAAGGACTACGGCGTGCCCAGTGCCAAGGCGCGTTTCTACGGAAACGTCCGCAGGCACGGGATGGTGTCGCCGACGGTGTTCTGGCCGATCCCGCGGGTGTACTCCGGACTGGTCCGCATCGACCGGTACGAGACATCGCCGTGGCCGACGGACGCCGAGTTCCGCGATGAGGTGTTCCAGCTCATCGACATCGGATTCGCGCAGCGGCGAAAGACCTCGCGTAACGCGTTCGCGGACTGGGCAGGTTCGGGCAACGAGTCGGCCGAGCGGCTGCTGGCCGCCAGCATCGACCCGTCACGCCGTGGCGAGACGCTCGGCATCGCCGACTACGTCCGGCTCCTGCAGCGGGCCAAGGAAGCCGAGGGTGAGGCTGCGGCCGAAGTCGCGGCCGAGGTCGAGGCGCAGCTTTAG
- a CDS encoding resuscitation-promoting factor, with protein sequence MDALNKLHESRSPLLRGVVGALLVTLTAAGGYAVESHKTVTLSVDGAPMTVTTMKSRVIDVVEENGFSVGDRDDLYPTADESVHQADTIVLRRSRPLELSLDGNDSKQVWTTASTVDEALAQLKMTDKAPAAASRGSRVPLGGMALPVVSAKTVRIDDGGTVQTVHLAAPNVAGLLAAAGNPLQQNDTVVPAASTPVTEGMQVQVTRMRIEKVTERVALEPGHRRIEDADMNMSRQVVEEPGAPGTQDVTYAVAKVNGVETGRLPVANVVINPARDGVLRVGAKPGTEVPPVTNGGAWDALSQCEAGGNWAINTGNGFFGGVQFDQNTWERQGGLRYAPRADLATREEQIAIATVTQARQGWGAWPVCSGRIGAR encoded by the coding sequence ATGGACGCGCTGAACAAACTTCATGAATCCCGATCGCCGCTGCTGCGTGGCGTGGTCGGAGCCCTGCTGGTCACGCTGACTGCGGCCGGGGGCTACGCCGTCGAATCGCACAAGACCGTCACGCTGAGCGTCGACGGCGCGCCGATGACCGTGACGACGATGAAGTCGCGGGTGATCGACGTGGTCGAGGAGAACGGTTTCTCGGTTGGCGATCGCGATGATCTCTACCCCACGGCCGACGAGTCCGTGCACCAGGCCGACACCATCGTTCTGCGCCGCAGTCGGCCCCTGGAGTTGTCGCTGGACGGCAATGACAGCAAGCAGGTGTGGACCACCGCCTCGACCGTGGACGAGGCCCTGGCGCAGCTGAAGATGACCGACAAGGCGCCCGCCGCGGCGTCCCGCGGCAGCAGGGTTCCGCTGGGTGGCATGGCACTGCCTGTGGTGAGTGCCAAGACTGTCCGGATCGACGACGGCGGCACTGTACAGACGGTGCATCTGGCTGCCCCGAATGTGGCCGGTCTGCTCGCCGCTGCGGGGAACCCGCTGCAGCAGAACGACACGGTCGTTCCGGCCGCATCGACCCCGGTCACCGAGGGTATGCAGGTTCAGGTGACCCGCATGCGCATCGAGAAGGTCACCGAGCGCGTCGCGCTGGAGCCGGGCCACCGGCGTATCGAAGACGCCGACATGAACATGAGCCGCCAGGTCGTCGAGGAGCCCGGCGCCCCGGGTACCCAGGACGTGACCTACGCGGTGGCCAAGGTGAACGGTGTGGAGACCGGCAGACTGCCAGTAGCCAATGTCGTGATCAACCCGGCGCGCGACGGCGTATTGCGGGTCGGAGCAAAGCCGGGCACCGAAGTTCCGCCGGTTACCAACGGTGGTGCCTGGGACGCACTTTCACAGTGCGAAGCCGGAGGTAACTGGGCCATTAACACTGGTAACGGATTTTTTGGTGGGGTCCAATTCGACCAGAACACCTGGGAGCGACAGGGTGGTCTGCGGTATGCTCCGAGGGCCGATCTGGCGACTAGAGAAGAGCAGATTGCGATTGCTACGGTGACGCAGGCCCGGCAGGGTTGGGGAGCTTGGCCAGTGTGTAGTGGGAGGATTGGGGCGCGCTGA
- a CDS encoding TatD family hydrolase, which translates to MGSKRSAREKPPAPEPLAPLVDAHTHLDACGAQTAEDVRAIMDRAAAVGVGQAVTIADDLDSARWVTTAVEADERVFGAVALHPTRANALDGAARAELERLAAHPRVVAVGETGMDLYWPGRLDGCATPAEQREGFAWHIDLAKRTGKPLMIHNRDADAEVLDVLRAEGAPETVIFHCFSSGSEMAHTCVEAGWVLSLSGTVSFRNAAELREAARLIPPGQLLVETDAPFLTPHPFRGAPNEPYCLPYTVRALAELLDRPAKEVASETAATAARVYGLNGS; encoded by the coding sequence GTGGGTTCGAAACGCTCAGCCAGGGAGAAGCCACCGGCACCGGAGCCTTTGGCTCCGCTGGTGGATGCGCACACGCACCTCGATGCCTGCGGCGCGCAGACCGCTGAGGATGTCCGCGCGATCATGGATCGCGCGGCCGCTGTCGGGGTGGGCCAGGCGGTCACCATCGCCGACGACCTGGACTCCGCACGCTGGGTGACCACGGCCGTCGAGGCCGATGAGCGGGTCTTCGGGGCGGTGGCGTTGCATCCCACCCGGGCCAACGCGCTCGACGGCGCGGCCAGGGCCGAGTTGGAGCGACTGGCCGCCCATCCGCGCGTGGTGGCGGTCGGGGAGACCGGGATGGACCTGTACTGGCCGGGCCGGTTGGACGGCTGCGCGACGCCGGCCGAGCAGCGCGAGGGCTTCGCCTGGCACATCGACCTGGCCAAGCGCACGGGCAAGCCGCTGATGATCCACAACCGGGATGCCGATGCCGAAGTGCTCGACGTGCTGCGTGCCGAAGGGGCGCCCGAGACAGTGATCTTCCACTGTTTTTCGTCGGGATCTGAGATGGCTCACACGTGCGTCGAGGCCGGCTGGGTGCTGAGCCTCTCCGGCACGGTCAGCTTCCGCAACGCCGCTGAACTGCGGGAAGCCGCCAGGTTGATCCCGCCCGGCCAGCTGTTGGTGGAGACCGACGCGCCGTTTCTGACCCCGCATCCGTTCCGCGGAGCGCCGAACGAGCCGTACTGCCTGCCATACACTGTGCGGGCACTCGCAGAGTTGCTGGACCGGCCCGCCAAGGAGGTCGCGTCCGAGACCGCAGCCACTGCGGCGCGGGTGTACGGACTTAACGGAAGTTAG